In Variovorax paradoxus, a single genomic region encodes these proteins:
- a CDS encoding alpha-glucosidase: MGSSNNGSSNSEWWRGAVIYQIYPRSFSDSNGDGIGDLPGITARLEHVAALGVDAVWVSPFFRSPMKDFGYDVSDYRAVDPLFGTLADFDAMLARMHALGLKLIIDQVLSHTSDRHAWFAESRSSRDNPKADWYVWADPRPDGTPPTNWLSVFGGSAWQWDSRRRQYYLHSFLAEQPDLNFHCAEVQEALLGEVRFWCERGVDGFRFDACNHQFHDALLRDNPPASLASIDEVSTVRADNPYAMQQHLYDKSQHENLAFLESLRRLLDGYGAVALGEVGDENAPPVMAQYTESGKRLHLAYSFSLLTADHSPAHLRHQVEALDGALAPTGGWGCWAVSNHDVPRVATRWSNGAPADTRRDRLWLMLLLTLRGSASIYQGEELGLPEAEVPFELLQDPYGRAFWPEFKGRDGCRTPMPWTADAPHGGFTTGTPWLPVYGPHLPLAVARQAEDPDSMLAFSRALLRWRRAQPLLRTGGIAFIDAPEPLLHFERRDGNQSLHAVFNLGSAPVSMPLPERWRSLQPLVGQPLAPTAVVQTVNDERMLVLAPYGVFIGMLADEEGTS, encoded by the coding sequence ATGGGCAGCAGCAACAATGGCAGCAGCAACAGCGAATGGTGGCGCGGCGCGGTGATCTACCAGATCTACCCGCGCAGCTTCAGCGACAGCAACGGCGACGGCATCGGCGACCTGCCCGGCATCACGGCCCGGCTCGAGCACGTGGCGGCGCTCGGCGTCGATGCGGTCTGGGTCTCGCCCTTCTTCCGCTCGCCGATGAAGGACTTCGGCTACGACGTGTCCGACTACCGCGCGGTCGATCCGCTGTTCGGCACGCTGGCCGACTTCGACGCCATGCTCGCGCGCATGCATGCGCTGGGCCTGAAGCTCATCATTGACCAGGTGCTCTCGCACACCTCCGACCGGCACGCCTGGTTCGCCGAAAGCCGCAGCTCGCGCGACAACCCCAAGGCCGACTGGTACGTGTGGGCCGACCCCAGGCCCGACGGCACGCCGCCCACCAACTGGCTGTCGGTGTTCGGCGGCTCGGCCTGGCAATGGGACTCGCGGCGGCGGCAGTACTACCTGCACAGCTTCCTCGCCGAGCAGCCCGACCTGAACTTCCATTGCGCCGAGGTGCAGGAAGCCTTGCTGGGCGAGGTGCGCTTCTGGTGCGAGCGCGGCGTCGACGGCTTCCGCTTCGACGCCTGCAACCACCAGTTCCACGACGCGCTGCTGCGCGACAACCCGCCGGCCTCGCTCGCGTCGATCGACGAAGTGAGCACGGTGCGCGCCGACAACCCGTATGCGATGCAGCAGCATCTTTACGACAAGAGCCAGCACGAGAACCTGGCTTTTCTCGAGAGCCTGCGCCGGCTGCTCGACGGCTACGGCGCGGTGGCGCTGGGCGAGGTCGGCGACGAGAACGCGCCGCCCGTCATGGCGCAATACACCGAGAGCGGCAAGCGCCTGCACCTGGCCTACAGCTTCAGCCTGCTCACGGCCGACCACAGCCCGGCGCACCTGCGCCACCAGGTCGAGGCGCTCGACGGCGCGCTGGCGCCCACCGGCGGCTGGGGCTGCTGGGCGGTGTCGAACCACGACGTGCCGCGCGTCGCCACGCGCTGGAGCAACGGCGCACCCGCCGACACGCGCCGCGACCGCCTCTGGCTGATGCTGCTGCTCACGCTGCGCGGCAGCGCCAGCATCTACCAGGGCGAGGAACTCGGCCTGCCCGAAGCCGAGGTGCCGTTCGAGCTGCTGCAGGACCCCTATGGCCGCGCGTTCTGGCCCGAGTTCAAGGGCCGCGACGGCTGCCGCACGCCGATGCCCTGGACCGCCGACGCCCCGCACGGCGGCTTCACCACCGGCACGCCCTGGCTGCCGGTGTACGGCCCGCACCTGCCGCTGGCCGTTGCGCGGCAAGCCGAAGACCCGGACTCGATGCTCGCCTTCAGCCGCGCCCTGCTGCGCTGGCGCCGCGCGCAGCCGCTGCTGCGCACCGGTGGCATCGCCTTCATCGACGCGCCCGAGCCCCTGCTGCATTTCGAGCGACGCGACGGGAACCAATCGCTGCACGCGGTCTTCAACCTGGGAAGCGCGCCGGTGTCGATGCCCTTGCCCGAACGATGGCGGTCATTGCAGCCTCTCGTCGGACAACCGCTCGCGCCGACTGCCGTCGTGCAGACAGTGAACGATGAGCGCATGCTGGTGCTGGCGCCTTACGGCGTCTTCATCGGCATGCTTGCCGACGAAGAAGGAACGAGCTGA
- a CDS encoding NAD/NADP octopine/nopaline dehydrogenase family protein: MNKSAYRVGIAGTGAIALASAAWLRQAGHGVTVWSPGGQGAQALRTQALEAGGIQSFSVNVEVADDPAGLCAASDVLLLALPVNGHRRVMDALLPFLRDGQTVIVSSMASLSSLYLHEAAHRAGRQITVASFGTTVLTARRESGTQVRVMTRRKAVGVSALPGARVGEAVALCAELFGDGFFPQESALASALANVNPQSHGPLAVFNWTRIERAENWPQYHCMTPGVSRAIEALDRERRAVAKAFGIEVGPIEAHFARSFGTTAEKLEDIAAELHAKRGGPPGPTQVDTRYVSEDMPYGLAFVEALGAIAGVPTPATRTIVDAASLVNGIDYRRENDLLEPLGLARESVAGLLARL; the protein is encoded by the coding sequence TTGAATAAATCGGCATACCGCGTCGGCATCGCCGGCACCGGGGCGATCGCGCTGGCCAGCGCGGCCTGGCTGCGGCAGGCAGGGCACGGTGTCACCGTGTGGTCCCCGGGCGGCCAGGGCGCCCAGGCCCTGCGAACGCAGGCGCTGGAGGCCGGCGGCATCCAGTCGTTTTCGGTGAACGTCGAGGTTGCCGACGACCCGGCCGGCCTTTGCGCGGCGTCGGATGTGCTACTGCTCGCCCTGCCCGTCAACGGCCACAGGCGGGTGATGGACGCGCTGCTGCCCTTCCTGCGCGACGGCCAGACCGTGATCGTGAGTTCGATGGCCTCGCTGTCCTCGCTCTATCTTCATGAAGCTGCCCACCGCGCCGGCCGGCAGATCACCGTGGCCAGTTTCGGCACCACCGTGCTGACGGCGCGCCGGGAGTCCGGAACGCAGGTCCGGGTGATGACGCGGCGCAAGGCGGTGGGCGTGTCCGCCCTGCCCGGCGCTAGGGTCGGCGAAGCCGTTGCGCTGTGCGCCGAGCTTTTCGGCGACGGCTTCTTCCCGCAGGAAAGCGCGCTCGCCAGCGCCCTGGCCAACGTCAACCCGCAGTCCCACGGGCCGCTCGCGGTCTTCAACTGGACGCGCATCGAGCGCGCCGAGAACTGGCCGCAGTACCACTGCATGACGCCGGGCGTGTCGCGCGCCATCGAGGCGCTGGACCGGGAGCGCCGCGCCGTGGCGAAAGCTTTCGGCATAGAGGTCGGCCCCATCGAGGCGCATTTCGCGCGCTCCTTCGGCACCACGGCGGAAAAGCTCGAGGACATTGCCGCCGAACTGCACGCCAAGCGCGGCGGCCCGCCGGGGCCCACGCAGGTCGACACCCGCTATGTGAGCGAAGACATGCCCTACGGCCTGGCTTTCGTCGAAGCGCTGGGCGCCATCGCCGGCGTGCCGACGCCCGCGACCCGCACCATCGTGGACGCGGCCTCGCTGGTCAACGGCATCGATTACCGCCGCGAGAACGACCTGCTCGAACCGCTGGGCCTGGCCCGCGAGAGCGTCGCGGGTTTGCTCGCGCGCCTGTGA
- a CDS encoding Bug family tripartite tricarboxylate transporter substrate binding protein, with the protein MKLRLKHLALALAAAAGLATTPLWAQHNDKPLRLVVPFATGGAQDVIARYLGAKLTDKLGQPVIIDNKAGAGGIVAADAVAKATDGATVLLATGGAVTIAPHLQARLPYDPVHELVPVALVADTPMTLSVRTESPYKTVADVLRDAKARPGLVTYASTGNGTVSHLTGALLAQASGVNLLHVPYRGAAPAMTDLLGGQVATIVTSVASIEPMVASGKARVLGTFSRVSLPSMGSAPTIGEATGLPGMEVPVWVGVMAPARMPAAAIEKLSAALVEVCNLPETKQRFAQLGAVNTCGGPAALGKVVAEDSQRWAKVIKQGGIKVE; encoded by the coding sequence ATGAAATTGCGCCTGAAACACCTCGCCCTGGCCCTCGCGGCCGCCGCCGGACTCGCCACCACGCCGCTGTGGGCACAGCACAACGACAAGCCCCTGCGCCTCGTCGTGCCCTTCGCCACCGGCGGCGCGCAGGACGTGATCGCCCGCTACCTGGGCGCCAAGCTCACCGACAAGCTGGGCCAGCCGGTCATCATCGACAACAAGGCCGGCGCCGGCGGCATCGTGGCCGCCGACGCGGTGGCCAAGGCGACCGACGGCGCCACGGTGCTGCTGGCCACGGGCGGCGCGGTCACCATCGCGCCCCATCTGCAGGCCAGGCTGCCCTACGACCCGGTGCACGAGCTGGTGCCGGTGGCGCTGGTGGCCGACACGCCCATGACGCTGTCGGTGCGCACCGAAAGCCCCTACAAGACCGTGGCCGATGTGCTCCGCGACGCCAAGGCCCGGCCCGGCCTGGTGACCTACGCCTCGACCGGCAACGGCACCGTTTCGCACCTGACCGGGGCGCTGCTGGCCCAGGCGAGCGGCGTGAACCTGCTGCATGTGCCCTACCGGGGCGCGGCGCCCGCCATGACCGACCTGCTGGGCGGACAGGTGGCGACCATCGTGACCAGCGTGGCCTCCATCGAGCCCATGGTCGCCAGCGGCAAGGCGCGCGTGCTGGGCACCTTCTCTCGCGTGTCCCTGCCCAGCATGGGCTCGGCGCCCACCATTGGCGAGGCCACCGGTCTGCCGGGCATGGAAGTGCCGGTCTGGGTCGGCGTGATGGCGCCGGCGCGGATGCCGGCGGCGGCCATCGAAAAGCTGTCGGCGGCGCTGGTGGAGGTGTGCAACCTGCCTGAGACAAAGCAGCGCTTCGCCCAGCTGGGCGCGGTCAACACCTGCGGCGGCCCAGCCGCATTGGGCAAGGTCGTCGCGGAAGACAGCCAGCGCTGGGCCAAGGTCATCAAGCAAGGCGGGATCAAGGTTGAATAA
- the leuS gene encoding leucine--tRNA ligase translates to MNPSYKPSDVESAAQAQWSAADAYRVTEDASRKKYYACSMLPYPSGKLHMGHVRNYTINDMLTRYLRMSGYNVLMPMGWDAFGLPAENAALKNGVPPAKWTYENIAYMKGQLQAMGLAIDWSREIATCDPSYYKWNQWLFLKMLEKGIAYRKTQVVNWDPVDQTVLANEQVIDGKGWRTGATVERREIPGYYLKISDYAEELLEHTQHKLPGWPERVKLMQENWIGKSEGLRFAFTHDIKDASGKPIQDGRMYVFTTRADTIMGVTFCAVAPEHPLAAHAATLDPKVAAFIEECKNGGTTEAELATQEKKGVPTGLTVTHPITDEQVPVWVGNYVLIGYGDGAVMGVPAHDERDFAFANKYGIEIIQVVLVDDEPHFDYHKWQDWYGDKQRGVTINSDNFSGMTYKEAVAAVAHALGQKGLGELQTTWRLRDWGVSRQRYWGTPIPIIHCEEHGAVPVPEKDLPVVLPTDCVPDGSGNPLHKHEGFHAGVVCPVCGKPARRETDTMDTFVDSSWYFMRYCDPKNDEAMVAGGADYWMPMDQYIGGIEHAILHLLYARFWTKVMRDLGLLKADEPFSKLLTQGMVLNHIFYKRNEKGGKDYFPPTEVTTVLDAQGRIVGGTTADGTKVEYGGVGKMGKSERNGVDPQDLIEKYGADTARLYTMFTAPPEATLEWNDAAVEGSYRFLRRVWNFGAAQADVAPVAAAGQAFGKGAQALRREVHTVLRQVDYDYQRMQYNTVVSGAMKLLNALEGFKPDGSAGDAAAVREGFGILLRCLYPATPHIAQQLWNELGYDKDLGGLLDAPWPTVDVGALVQDEIELMLQVNGKLRGKLSVPAGASKDEIEKLALACDDFVAFAEGAQPKRVIVVPGRLVNVVL, encoded by the coding sequence ATGAATCCCAGCTACAAACCCAGCGACGTCGAGTCCGCTGCCCAGGCGCAATGGAGCGCCGCCGATGCCTACCGCGTCACCGAGGACGCGAGCCGCAAGAAGTACTACGCCTGCTCGATGCTGCCGTATCCCAGCGGCAAGCTGCACATGGGCCACGTGCGCAACTACACGATCAACGACATGCTCACGCGCTACCTGCGCATGAGCGGCTACAACGTGCTGATGCCCATGGGCTGGGACGCCTTCGGCCTGCCGGCCGAGAACGCGGCGCTGAAGAACGGCGTGCCGCCGGCCAAGTGGACCTACGAGAACATCGCCTACATGAAGGGCCAGCTCCAGGCCATGGGCCTGGCCATCGACTGGAGCCGCGAGATCGCCACCTGCGACCCCAGCTACTACAAGTGGAACCAGTGGCTGTTCCTGAAGATGCTCGAAAAGGGCATTGCCTACCGCAAGACCCAGGTCGTGAACTGGGACCCGGTCGACCAGACCGTGCTGGCCAACGAGCAGGTGATCGACGGCAAGGGCTGGCGTACCGGCGCCACGGTCGAGCGCCGCGAGATCCCCGGCTACTACCTGAAGATCAGCGACTACGCCGAAGAACTGCTCGAGCACACCCAGCACAAGCTGCCGGGCTGGCCCGAGCGCGTCAAGCTGATGCAGGAGAACTGGATCGGCAAGAGCGAGGGCCTGCGCTTCGCTTTCACGCATGACATCAAAGACGCCAGCGGCAAGCCGATCCAGGACGGCCGCATGTACGTGTTCACCACGCGCGCCGACACCATCATGGGCGTGACCTTCTGCGCCGTGGCCCCCGAGCATCCGCTGGCCGCGCACGCCGCCACGCTCGACCCCAAGGTCGCTGCCTTCATCGAAGAGTGCAAGAACGGCGGCACCACCGAGGCCGAGCTGGCCACCCAGGAGAAGAAGGGTGTGCCCACGGGCCTCACGGTAACGCACCCGATCACCGACGAGCAGGTGCCGGTGTGGGTCGGCAACTACGTGCTGATCGGCTACGGCGACGGCGCCGTGATGGGCGTGCCCGCGCACGACGAGCGCGACTTCGCCTTCGCCAACAAGTACGGCATCGAGATCATCCAGGTGGTGCTGGTCGACGACGAGCCGCACTTCGACTATCACAAGTGGCAGGACTGGTACGGTGACAAGCAGCGCGGCGTGACCATCAACTCCGACAACTTCAGCGGCATGACCTACAAGGAGGCCGTGGCCGCCGTGGCGCATGCGCTGGGCCAGAAGGGCCTGGGCGAGCTGCAGACCACCTGGCGCCTGCGTGACTGGGGCGTGAGCCGCCAGCGCTACTGGGGCACGCCGATCCCGATCATCCACTGCGAAGAGCACGGCGCGGTGCCGGTCCCCGAGAAGGACCTGCCCGTGGTGCTGCCGACCGACTGCGTGCCGGACGGCTCGGGCAACCCGCTGCACAAGCACGAAGGCTTCCACGCCGGCGTGGTCTGCCCGGTCTGCGGCAAGCCCGCGCGGCGCGAGACCGACACCATGGACACCTTCGTGGACAGCTCGTGGTACTTCATGCGGTACTGCGACCCGAAGAACGACGAGGCCATGGTGGCCGGCGGCGCCGACTACTGGATGCCGATGGACCAGTACATCGGCGGCATCGAGCACGCCATTCTTCACCTGCTGTACGCGCGCTTCTGGACCAAGGTGATGCGCGACCTCGGCCTGCTGAAGGCCGACGAGCCCTTCAGCAAGCTGCTGACGCAGGGCATGGTGCTCAACCACATCTTCTACAAGCGCAACGAGAAGGGCGGCAAGGACTACTTCCCGCCCACCGAGGTCACGACCGTGCTCGACGCGCAGGGCCGCATCGTCGGCGGCACCACCGCCGACGGCACGAAGGTCGAGTACGGCGGCGTCGGCAAGATGGGCAAGAGCGAGCGCAACGGCGTCGACCCGCAGGACCTGATCGAGAAGTACGGCGCCGACACCGCGCGCCTGTACACCATGTTCACCGCGCCGCCCGAGGCCACGCTCGAGTGGAACGACGCGGCCGTCGAGGGCAGCTACCGCTTCCTGCGCCGGGTGTGGAACTTTGGTGCCGCGCAGGCGGACGTGGCACCGGTGGCGGCCGCCGGCCAGGCCTTCGGCAAGGGCGCCCAGGCGCTGCGTCGCGAGGTGCACACCGTGCTGCGCCAGGTCGACTACGACTACCAGCGCATGCAATACAACACCGTGGTGTCGGGCGCGATGAAACTGCTCAACGCGCTGGAAGGCTTCAAGCCCGACGGCAGCGCGGGCGACGCCGCCGCGGTGCGCGAGGGCTTCGGCATCCTGCTGCGCTGCCTGTACCCGGCCACGCCGCACATCGCGCAGCAACTGTGGAACGAAC